aatggtACGAGTGACACAGGAGGAATAAGCAAGTCCCACTCAGGAGGGATGAACAGACCTGAGCAGCCTCGGCATGGTGAGGAGAGCGAGCAAGAGCTGGGGAGAGTGCAGCAGGTGCTGCCACGTACCGCCAAGTGATTTATGTTTACGCGAGAGCAACAAAATGTAGAAACAGGATTGGAGCACATTCTGAGATGAACTCAGGACTTTGCAGACTGCTGACTGATAGTTCTTGTCTCCTCTCCACAATGCTTTAAGATGAGACGGAGGGACAGATAAGGCCAGAGAGAATGCATTTTCAAGGATATCGAGAAACAAAATGGCGTGCAGCGAtttttagaaagaaagaaactcatGGAGGAATTAGTGTTAGCTCACTTTTCATCCCCACAGACAGTTTAAAAGATTTTTGTGGGCAATGCTACATAATGTGGATATCGCTTTACAGGCGGAGCTATAAGAAACCTGAGGTCAAAACGTAACACTGCTGCAAATAGCAATCCCCTGTAGGTGTATTGAATTAATTAGCAATTTGCTGAAggctggagggggaggggcgGACTGGGcctttaatgaaaacaaatcatcCCATGGAAACAGCCAAGGAAGCTACACTTCTACTGCAAGATATTCTAGTTTAGCTGCATTTACAAGTGGTCATAGTACTACTTGTAACCCTCTGAGTAAATACTGGACTATGAGCAGATTGGAGGCTACAGTGGGACCATATCAGAGAGTGGCGAGACAAGTTGGTGCCACCGGAGACAGGCCATAGAGGACAGGAATAAAGTTTAGTGCTGAAGATGGCTAcggaaccaaaaaaaacaaaaaaacaaaaaaacacttacaAACAACGACTTTCCCTTTAAATGATCTGACCTACTTTGCATAAATGATCATTGATTAGCTTTGTTCACATGTTCGTATGAACACATCTCACACATTTTACACCCTACATACACCCTCTTCTCAAATGCGGCTCATGAAGCTGGTAGTCTTCCACTATTTATTTGGTCTGTGGTCAATGCAGATATCTTGTCTAAGGAAGGACTTACTTCACTTTGTCCTTTAACAACCTTCCTTTATATTGCTCTGGATCTATTCCAGTTTTGCCCTCAATtctaaaagaacaaaaactggttGCTTTCCTCTGGCTCTTATATCTCTGTCGACAGTTCCTTAATAAGTTTGTTGATGAATAAGTTTGTTGTCCAGGTTATTACACTTTCTTGGCTCTGTTGTATTGATTTAGCCCTTGCCCCTCTTAGAGTGGGTTAACTCCTCCATTATAAGCCCGACTAGATAAAAGAACTAGATAAATGTTCActcaagtcaaaataaaaacactaatgaTAGATGTGCTGAAGGTCACTTGTAGTTTGCGCTGATGTAGAAGCTCTGAGGTATTTTGCGTACTGTCCCTTTAAGTGGGGGCCTGCCTTAATTGATAAGGTCTCTTGTAGGGCTGCCCCAGACCATTCATTATGAATCCAATAATAGTCTGATGCCACTGACTTGGGGCATCAAGACTAAGAGTGAATGAGAAGCTCTCGTTTCCCTTGTAATATGAGAAACTGGAATTGTATTTTCTTAGTTTTCTTACATCTTGTCTTCATCTCTTATCCCCAAGGTCTGTAAATTCCTGCTGATCCCCAGTGCGACAGCCTTCCAGTGAGTTTCCCTAATGCTGTATTAATGTTGACTTTCACAATTCTGGCAAACATCATGACATGCAGTATTTAGGATCTCTGACAATCTGTTGGTCCACCACATGTATGCCTTCAATATAAAATTGCTTAGAGAAATAATGTATAAGGATAATGAACTTGAAATGGTCACAGTCATACATTTTAGTGACCAATCTTCAGGTTCAAGCAGAGGGTAACATCTGTGATTTGAAAGTTCATCTTTCGTGCATCTTTCATTATGCCTTTTCATATGAATATGATTCCTGAGGGCAGAAGTCAGCCACTATGTACTGTTGCAAATTACTCAGCTAATCATTTACATTATGAGAGACAGCCACGAGAACACAAACACCTGCACAAGCTTTTGAAATCCAAAATACCTTCTGCCAAAAAACCCCCACAaccttatttaaattttttttattgagacGGCATCTCAAACATTAAAGCACTTCTGTTTTTGAGGAATATGTAATGGTCTTGCACCAGGTAATATGGCATCCTGCAAtaactgttttcatttagtttccCTCTGTAAACAGGTAAGCTTTGATTACACCACGTTTCTCTCTGCGATCTATTTAGcacctgaaaataaaatgtcataaaatgcattttgttgGCTGGGAAACAGTATGTCGTGGTGAAACCACAAAAGGTCATATGAAAACAGCATAATTTAATGAAAGCTTGTTTGGCATTGTCAATGATGAAATACAGTGGCTGAATTATTACTTGCCACATAGTCTATTTCCAGTCCTTTTCAGAATATCACTTTAAGCAGAGTAttatgtttaaaagaaaaagggaaaaaaatgtcaacacaataGCTCACTGAAAGCCTCTACAGgtgacaacaaaagaaaacaaagtgccAATTGTGAACAACCTGCAAGTGTTAGTTTTTACCAGGTGACCTGCCTCGACGGAAGTCAGACAGTCAGTAACAGAAATGGAGGAGTGTGGAGGATCAAGCCctcatccacctcctcctccttgttgtTTAAACCTCTCCATTTATGTTCCTTCCTCCAGAGAGAACCCGCCAGAAAGTCATGGCatggaaatgaagagaaattcTAGGAACTAGAACGAGTGTGAGTGGGCTGGtaatgtgaaaatatatataatgcgCCTCATGCCTGTTGGAGTACAGCTTTTGAGAGTGTGCTATCTGATCACCCAGGTGGCCTTAGCCAATGCTTAGCTCCCTGTTATAACTGGGCTGGTTTATCAATGACATAATAGATTTCTGCAGAAGCCATGATTCATGCAGCTTGGTTAAACTgcacagtaaaagaaaaggtTTAAGAGCGGAACAGTATGTCAGATACACAGGTGTCCAGCTACTGAATgcaagagcagaaaaaagacaTATTCCCACATTGCTGTCGTCTGTAAATACTGTTTTAAAGGAATTAACTTGCCTGtacaaaacatttccaaagtaTCCCCACTCCCTTCGAAACTATCAAACAGTATCTGTGcgtgtcactttttttttccctctatctCTGAGCAAGTTCAAATATGGATGGTcactgcaagtgtgtgtttcagtttataCGTGACTAATcaagccaaaataaaatgagcacATTTAGCCAGTCAGTTTACAAAGGAAGGTAAAAGTCTGAAAGCTGTTGCTATTGTTTAGCATTTCCAAAAAGCATCTTGAGTTGCAGCAAGGCCAAGAAAaatgtgaagtcatcagctcgCTTGTTTACTCAAAAGAGCCTATTAGTATTCACATTCAGTGTCCATCTTCCGTTCAACTGTTCTCCCTAAGCAAAATCTGTATCACAATAGAGCAAACACAAAGCATATGATGTGCGCCACCACTAGTACCACAACTATTACCTAAACAAGCACAACTGTCTTATTACAAACAGCATCGCTTAAACAGAACTCAGTCTCCTTCATCtgcatttctttacatttctgcGGCAAAACCAACATTTGTATCTCAAAGATTTAAGCAAATATATCAACGCCCATCTGAAAACCAGAGACATCTTGTTATGCAAAAGGTGCTCCTGAAAGTACCCCTGCCTCGTTCAATAAAAAAACCAATGCGCAAGCCACATATTTAACTAATCTGCTGCGTAAGAGTAAATCACCAACAAGCAGACTTATCTATCAAAGCAGTGTAAGTAATTACCTCTGGTCGCCTCGCTGTGGACAGAGTTTTGTTTAGGAGGAGGGGCGGTGGTGTGGGTCATACCTCGCATTCTCGAGAGCCTGAGATGGTGTAGGTGCAGGGTCCGGTCCCATTGACAAGGACATCCATGGCCTCGGAGTTGGTGGGCTTGTAGTCCACATAGTACTCCTGCAGCGGCGAGCTTAGGGTGCGCTCTGTCTCTCTAGCTTTCTTGCGCCGTTTGCGAGCTGCTGCCGAGTGCTCCTGCAGCTGCTTAACGCTGCTAGGATAGCGCTTCCAAGACACGTAGATCACCAACAAGATCATTGCAACGGACAGAAAAAGGGCAACACTTCCAGCCACAATCTTATGGAAGGACACAGGCTCAATGTCTTGGTCTGGGGGAAGTGCTGCAGGTGGAGTGACGGCTGACGATGTGGTGCCTCTGACAGatccctctcccctctttccAGAACCAGTCGGTGAAGCCAGAATGGCTGGGCGACGCTCAGTCTGCACAGGAACAATGGATGGGGTCGGAGGAATACTCGCAGTGAGAGTTGTAACTGGGTTTGATTGACACACACTGAAAGCCTCGACAGCATCCATCACTTTCTCACCCTGAGCTTTCTTGGGGGAGGCACAGATCATGGTGGTCTCCTTTGCCCCTCTGAAGTTTCTCAGCCAGGCCACCAGAGGACAGATGGAAGGGCCACAGTCCCATACATTCCCAGCTAAGCTGATCATAGTCAAAGAGATCCAGGCGTCCACCACCTCCTGGGAAACGTTGGTCAGCTTGTTGGAGTCCAGGTTCAGCGTCTGCAGGTTGGGCAGGCATTGGTAAACCACAGCATCTACTTCCGTCAGATCGTTCCCAGACAGGTCCAGTTTCTGGATGGACGTCCAGGTCCACGTCAGGCCTTGGCTCATCGAGCGAATGCGATTCCATTGCAGATAAAGTGCCCGAAGATTTAACAGGCGAGGAAAGTGGGAGAAATTGATCTTTGAGAACTGGTTATGCTCCAGATGCAGCTCAGTCAGCTTGACCAGGCCTGAAAATGCATTCCGAGTGATACTGCGCAGGCGGTTGTAACCCAGATCCAGGAACTCGAGATTTCTACAATCTTGGAATAGACGCACTGGGATTATTTTTAGAGAGTTTGAGCGTATATGAAGGCTCAGAAGCTTCCGCAGGCCCTGGAATTGCCCAGGCTGCAAGGCTTGCAGTTTGTTGTAAGACAGGTCCAGATTACGCAAATTAGGGACAGGGTGGAATGTGGTGTTGTGGAGCGATGTGATCTTATTGGAGCTCAGGATCAGCTCTTTGAGCCTGCGGATCCCCTGGAATGCCATTCCATCCACAGAGGCTATGTAATTGTGGTCCAAGTAGAGCCATATGAGGTGGTTGAGACCAACAAACTGGCCAGCACGAAGACTGGCGAGGCTGTTGTACCGCAGGGACAGGCCTTCGCATCCTCCTGAGAGGTTCTTGGGAACATCACGAAATGCACTCGACTCACAGTACACAATTTTTCCATCACAACGACAACTTTTGGGGCACGGACGCTCACTCAAAGATGGATTCGCCGCCAGCCACACCTGCATCAGGAGTTGGACCACTAGCCAGCGACGCCGCAGAGCAGAGCCTGCAGGGCAGGGGAAggggagaggaaatggagaaaagagaagacCATTAAGAAGATGATCGTATTGCAAAAGAAAACGCAAACAGTATCTTACAATTTTTCTTCCCTTAGTGAGAAGATGCTACACTGAATTATTTTTCCAGGTGTTCAGATGATTTTAAACAAGttacctgctctgttttttttttttttttatatatatattttattcctgGGGAGGATATGCCTCATCTTCTCGGTAAATCTTTGCAGTTTTACTCGCAATTGATTAAGTATCTCGAGGCAGGCATTAAGTATCTGTGCCTCTACATTTAGATTGTATTCTTATCATTATCAAGTAACAACATTGCTGCAGGATAGCAAAGAAGCAAtcttatttgtctttttagcTATTTAATGTAATGATTCATGAGTGTGCATCTGAATGTGAAGGACACAAACCcatttgccaaaaaacattagagctttaaaacaaaattaccaGATAATATAAGATTAAGCTTTGAAAGTAGCAACGACTGATACATCCGAGAGGAAGGAATACTTTTCCACATCCTGTCTAATGTGGAAATGGTAGAAGATAAAACCCAGCTTCAAAACGATAGAATTCCTTTCATCTGCTTTTGAGAGATTGCTTTTTCTACTACTGCAGTAGTTAAGCATTCGCTCCTCCTTCCACCATTCAGGTTCAAATTCATTTCCCAAAGTGCTATTTCCAGACACAGCATCTGCAGCTATACACACTACCAGTTAAAGGTCTGGACGCACTTTCCTATGCGTTTGactgagaaggtgtgtccaaacttttgactggtagtgtgtgtgtgtatatatatatatagaaatgcTGATCCTTGATAAGACctataaaagtataaaaaaaaaaaagctttttactattttattgaactctgaaaaaaaaaaccatctaGAACACAGCTTGAGATTGTGAATGATGTGAGTCATCGCTTTTCGAGGCAAACTATTTATCACTAGATTAAAAggcacagagaagaaaagttCTGCAACTGAAAAGCTCTTTCTTCCACACAAACTTACTATTTCCAGAATGTATAATTTCCTTTTCCCATCTTGAGTCCAGAAccgaaattattaaaaaaaaatttgattttacatACACTAACGTTACTTCAAGGTTAAGTGcatttaattagttttaat
This sequence is a window from Echeneis naucrates chromosome 12, fEcheNa1.1, whole genome shotgun sequence. Protein-coding genes within it:
- the LOC115052352 gene encoding leucine-rich repeat transmembrane neuronal protein 4 — encoded protein: MGSALRRRWLVVQLLMQVWLAANPSLSERPCPKSCRCDGKIVYCESSAFRDVPKNLSGGCEGLSLRYNSLASLRAGQFVGLNHLIWLYLDHNYIASVDGMAFQGIRRLKELILSSNKITSLHNTTFHPVPNLRNLDLSYNKLQALQPGQFQGLRKLLSLHIRSNSLKIIPVRLFQDCRNLEFLDLGYNRLRSITRNAFSGLVKLTELHLEHNQFSKINFSHFPRLLNLRALYLQWNRIRSMSQGLTWTWTSIQKLDLSGNDLTEVDAVVYQCLPNLQTLNLDSNKLTNVSQEVVDAWISLTMISLAGNVWDCGPSICPLVAWLRNFRGAKETTMICASPKKAQGEKVMDAVEAFSVCQSNPVTTLTASIPPTPSIVPVQTERRPAILASPTGSGKRGEGSVRGTTSSAVTPPAALPPDQDIEPVSFHKIVAGSVALFLSVAMILLVIYVSWKRYPSSVKQLQEHSAAARKRRKKARETERTLSSPLQEYYVDYKPTNSEAMDVLVNGTGPCTYTISGSRECEVPHQMGALTFYRYEQPIVDYCQAHQPLRLNMGYEGPSQGLEDLGPCDRGTIQTVALPAVPTAASIGAPMPHSPPPSLRPPTEGPSSGPFPPTERTGTLKFGR